The Hymenobacter sp. YIM 151500-1 genomic sequence TGGAGCCAGTTTGGCCTGTTTATGCTGGTCGTGGTTCTGCTCTACTACCTGGTAGTCGGATTGCTCTACTACCGCACCGAACTCGCCTCCCTGCTTACGAACAGTAAGCTCGGCGCGAGCCGCCCCCCGGCCACCGTAGCGGCTCCGCCCGCCCTGGTGCGCCCGACCTCAGCCTTTGCGCCGACCCAGCCAGCGGCAACCGCAGCAGCCCCGGAAGCCCCGGCTGCGGAGGAAGGTGCCGCCGAGAACCTACCCCCAGCCACCGAATCGGTAGTGGAAGGCCAGTTGCCAGCCTCCACCGCTACGGCCACCGGCCAGGACCAGAGCGCCGACGACAGCACACCGATGGATGATGCTTCGGCCTCGGCAGAAGAGCAGGCCGCGGCGCAGGACCAGACCCGGACCGAAGCCCCCGACCAGGCCGATGAGCGCCTGGCCGAGCTGGTACGGCGCGAGGCCCACGCCGAGGCAGACGTTGACCACCCCGCCGAACTCCTCGACGCCGAACCCATGCGCCAGCAGCAGCTGCCGGAGGGCTACGAGCCCCTGGCTTCGTTCGAAGAGCCGGTGGCCTCCCCGCTGGACATCATCACGGCCGGGCCCGCGCCGCAGCTGGTGGCCGCCGATTCGGTCAGCGAGTACATCGCCCTGCTGCAGGCGGGCCAGAACCCGCCCGCCCCGGCCGGCCTGCAGGGCACCTGCCTGGCCGAGCAAATGGCCCAGCACCTAGAAGAATACCAGGCCGAGTTGGCCGCCCTGTTCGGGGCCGACGAGCTGTAGTGCCCGGCCGGCCCATCCCCCACGTCTCATTCTTTCCCATTCGTATGAACCAGAAGCGTTTTAGTACCTCGCTGGCCATCCTGGCCCTGCTGCTCAGCTCGCACCTGCTCTACGCCCAAACCGGGGGCGGCAACGGCACGGCCGGCATCCAGGATGCCACTACCCAGGTCACCAGTTACTTCGACCCGCTCACCAAGCTCATGTACGCCATTGGGGCGGTGCTGGGCCTGGTAGGCGCCATCAAGGTGTACAGCAAGTGGAACTCCGGCGACCAGGACACCCAGAAAACGGCCGTGTCGTGGTTTGGCTCCATGATTTTCCTGGTCATCGTGGCCACGGTGGTGCGCTCGTTCTTCCTGTAAGCCGCCGTCATGCCCGTCTACGACCTCAATCGCGGCATCAACAAGCCCGTCGAATTCAAGGGGCTGGTGGGCAGCAACATCTACTTTCTGGTGGCCGGCATCGGGCTGGTGTTTGCCCTGTTCGTGACCTGCTACCTGGCGGGCGTGCCGCTGGTACTCACCGTGCTGCTCACTTTCCTGGCCGGGGGCGGCATGTGGGCCGGGGTATTTGCCCTGAACCGCCGCTTCGGCGAGCATGGTCTGATGAAAGCCGCCGCCCGTCGCGCCGCGCCCCGCTACATCACCAACCGGCACAGCCGCCTTTTCCAACGCCTCAACCAGGACCCGCCCGGCCGCGCGTAGCGGCCGGGGCGGGTGCTTTCCCTGCCTATGAGCAACAAGGTTCTGTCCTCCGTTTCCCTGGAATCCAAGCAGCCCATCTACAAGGTGGAGAAGGATTGCCTCGTCTCGAAAAATGCGGACGTGACGGTGGCGTTCCGCCTGGAGCTGCCGGAAATCTTCACCCTCTCGCGCGAGGACTACGCCCAGCTGCAAGCCGCCTTCGTAAAGGCCGTGCGCCTGCTGCCCGACCACTGCGTGGTGCACAAGCAGGACTGGTACGTGGAGGACAAGTATGCGCCCGGCTTCGAGGCTGAGCGCACGCTGCTTTCCGCCGCCTACGAGCGGCACTTCAACGAGCGGCCGTTCCTGAACCACTTCTGCTACCTCTACATCACCAAAACCTCGTCGGAGCGGCCCAACTGGGGCAGCACCTCGGGGCTGCTGGCCCGCCGCCACATCGTGCCCAAGGACATGCTCGACACGAAGGTGCTGGAAAGTTTCTTCGACAGCGTAGGCCAGTTCGTGCGCACGCTGGAAGGGGTGGGGCCGACCAACGCACCGTTCATCCGCTCGCACCGGCTTACGTCGGATGAGCTGGCCGGCACCCAGGAAAAGGCCGGGCTGCTGGAAAAGTACCTCTCGCTGGACTTGTCCGACCAGGCCCTACAGGTGGACCTGGATTTAACCAACGGGCTGAAGGTAGGGCAGGAGTTCTGCCAGATGTTCTCGGTGGCCAACCTCGACGACTTGCCCACCTCGGTGGAAACCGACATCCGCTACGAGGCCTACAGCACCGAGTACTCGGACTTCCCCATCTCGTTTGCCGCCCCGCTGGGGCTGCTGCTGGGTAACAGTCACATCCTGAACCAGTACGTGTTTCTGGACAACACCCAGAAAACGGTGAAAACCTTCGAGCAGAAGAAGGACCGGCTCACCTCCCTCTCGCTCTACTCCCGGCAGAACGCCATCAACGTGGAATACTACCACGCCTTTCTCAACGAGCTAATTGCCCAGAAGCGCCGCCCGGTGCGGGTGCACTGCAACGTGCTGACCTGGGGCCGCAGCGAGGAGGAGCTGACGGAGGTGCGCAAGCTGGTCAACGCTGCCTTCAACCAGATGAACTGCAAGCCCCGGCAGAACACCGTGGACATTGCTGCGCTCTACTGGGGCGGCATTCCGGGCAACGCCGGCGACTTTCCTGCGGAGGAAACCTTCTACACCTTCATCGAGCAGGCCGTGTGCTTCTGGGCCTCGGAAACCAACTACCGCAGCACCGGCGCTACCAAAGGCATCAAGCTCTCCGACCGCCTCACCGGCAAGCCCGTGCTGGTGGACATCTCCGACGAGCCGATGAAGCGGCAGGTCATCTTCAACCGCAACAAGTTCGTGCTCGGCCCCTCGGGCTCGGGCAAGTCGTTTTTCACCAACCACATGGTGCGCCAGTACTATGAGCAGGGCGCCCACGTGCTGCTGGTGGATACCGGTAACTCCTACAAGGGCCTCTGCGAGCTGGTGGGCGGGGTATACTTCACCTACGAGGAGGATGCCCCGATTGCCTTCAACCCCTTCCTGATTTCGGGCAAGCTCGACGTGGAGAAGAAGGAAAGCATCAAAACGCTGCTGCAGGCCCTCTGGAAAAAGGACGACGAAACCGTGAGCCAGTCCGAGTACGTGTCGCTCTCCACGGCCGTGAGCCTGTATTACGTGATGCTCGAAGCCAACCCGGCTATCCAGCCCAGCTTCAACACGTTCTACGAGTTTGTGAAGGGCACCTACCGCAAGGTGCTGGAAGAGGAGAAGGTGCGCGAGAAGGACTTCGACCTCGACAACTTTCTCTACGTGCTCGGGCCCTACTACCGCGGCGGCGAGTACGACTACCTGCTCAACTCCGACAAGGAGCTGGACTTGGTGCAGGCCCCGTTCATTGTCTTCGAGCTGGACAACATCAAGGACCACCCCATCCTGTTTCCGGTGGTCACGCTCATCATCATGGAAACCTTCATCTCCAAGATGCGCAAGCTCAAAGGCGTGCGGAAGATGATTCTGATTGAGGAGGCCTGGAAGGCGCTGACCACGCCCGGCATGGCCGCCTACATCAAGTACCTGTTCAAGACGGTGCGCAAGTTCTTTGGAGAGGCCATCGTGGTGACGCAGGAAATCGACGACATCATCGGCAACGAGATTGTCAAGGACGCCATCATCAACAACTCCGACTGCAAGATTCTGCTCGACCAGCGCAAGTTCATCAACCGCTTCGAGGAGATTCAGGCCCTGCTCTCGCTCACGCCCAAGGAAAAAGACCTGGTGCTGAGCATCAACCGTGACAACCAGCCCGCGCGCGGCCGCTACACCGAGGTATTCATCTCGCTGGGCGGGGTGGTGTCGAAGGTGTACGCCATCGAGGTATCGAAGGAAGAATACGTGACCTACACCACCGAGGAAACCGAGAAAGTGCGGCTGTTCGAGAAGCTGCGCCAGACCGGCGACATGCCCACGGCTATCAAGCTCTTCGCCGCCGAGTTGCGCGAAGGGTAGGGGGCGAACCATCAACAAAAGGGAAAAAACGATGCGCAATCCACTGCTTTACCTGGCCCTGCCGCTGGCGCTGCTCAGCAGCTGCGGCGCTGATACATCCCCGGCCAACTCGCCGGCGGCAGCCCCTGCAGCCGCCGCTCCTGCGCCCGCTTCGGCCGCGGTAGCCGCCGCGCAGGCCCTAGCCGACAGCCTGGTGGCCTTGCCCACCGCCGACCCGGCCGACAAGGCGGCGGCCCGGCGCTACGCTCAGTTCGTGGCAGCCTGGCAGGACAGCGACCTGGACGCTTCGGTGAAAGAGCACCCCGTGGTACGCAGCGGCTGGGCCCGCTACCGCTACGTGCTGCGCACGGTAGCCCGCTCGCGGGGCCTGCCCCGGGTGCAGTCCGAAGACGTGGCCACCTGGAACGGCTTGGCCGGCCGCTGCGAAACGGTGGCCACGATGCTGCTGGCCCTGACCAAAGAGCCCAACGTGACGGCGACGCAGGCGCTGCCCACGCTGCTGGGCTTCGAGGGCGGTACCGGCCAGGCCCGCTTCGCAGCCGAGCGGCATATGAAGTACCTGCTGCACCCGCAAACCCGGAATCAGTAAGCCAACCACCACGCAAACGCGCCGCCCATGCAGAAGAAAATCATCCTTATTAGCCTAGTCCTGCTAGGACTGAGTTCTACCCAAGCCTCGGCGCAGCTGGTGGTATCGGCCCCGCTGCTGGAGGGGCAAAGCGCGGTGCAGACCGGCCTGCAAAAGACCATGAAGGGGCTGGAGGCCGCAGCCAATAAGCTCGTGGCCTTCGGGGTGAAGGAGCAGGAACTGACCAAAACCTTTGCCCGCAAGAACCTGGAGCAGCACAAAGAATGGTACGACGGCCTGCTCAAAGTCAGCGCCGCCGTGCGCGACTATCGGCGGGTGCGCTCCATCTACGCCAAGCAAACCCAGATTATCCAGCAGTACTCGGATGCCATCAACGTGCTGCGCACCTCGCCCTACATCAGCCCCCAGCAGCTCACGCAGATGACCAGCGTGTACGCTCAGCTGCTGACGGAAGGAGCCAACACCGTAGCCGACCTGCGCACGGTGGTCAGCCCGGCCATGCTCAAGATGACCGATGCCGAGCGCATGGAATTCATCGACCAGCTGGACGCCAAAATCACCGACCAGCTGGGCTTGGTCAGCTACTTCACCCGGCGCAACATGATGCAGCTGCGGGCGGCCCAGCAAATCGAGCAGGACCGCCAGACCCTTCTATCGTTCATGGGCGCCAACGCCCGCTAACCCCACCCGCTACCGATGAGAATTGCCTCCATCTTCGCGCTGCTGGTGTTGCTGAGCCTGGTGACCCGGCCGGCGCGGGCCCAAACAGTGATATCGGCGCCCATCTCCGAGCAAATCTCGCGCAAGCAGATTCTCCACCAGGGCGTATCGACCACCCTGAAAGGCCGGGCCAAGGTGCTGGCCGGCGACATCAAACAGCTCAGCACGGCCATCAAGGGCATCACCGACCAAACCCAAGCCCTGCACGCGCAGTGGTATCGTGGATTGCTGCAAATCAGCACCGGTGTGCGCAACTACCGCCGGGTGCGGGAAATCTACGACGCCCAGGCGACCATGATTACCCAGTTTTCCAGCGGCGTGACCGAGCTGCGCACCCGGGGCCTCACGCCCGCGCAGGTCAGCGAGGCCTCCGCCATGTACCAGGTGCTGCTGCAGGAAAACGTGTCGCTCATCGCCGAGCTGGCCACCATCATGACCACCAACCGGGCTCAGATGACGGATGCCCAGCGCCTCAAGTTCATCAACCGCATCGCCGACCGGATGCAGCAGCAGCAGCACCTGATGACTTACTACACCAACAAGTGCCGGGCCGTGGCCTACCAGCAGCAGCAGTCCCGGCAGGACCGTGCCTCGGTACTGGCCCTGATTGGGGCCGCAGACGCCGCCCGCTAGCGCCCTGCCGCTTTTCTCCCACCGCATTTCCCGCCGCTATGGACATGAACTCAATTACCATGCAGATGCTTCAAATGGAGCAGATGCTGGGCCGGCTCTACGATTCGATGCTGCCGCTGGTCGCGCAGTTCGTTACCCTGGGCCGCGCCGTGGGTGGCATTGCCGCCCTGGTTTTCATCAGCTCCCGGGTGTGGGGCCACATTGCCCGGGCCGAGCCCATTGACTTGTACCCGCTGCTGCGCCCCTTCCTGATTGGTCTGGCCATCCTGCTGTTTCCGCAGCTGCTCGGCGGCCTGCGCGGCGTCACGGGCGCGCTGGCTACCAGCACCGACTCGGTGCGTACCGACCAGACCGCCCGCATTGACCAGCTGCAGCAGCAGAAAAAGGCGCTGCTGGCCCGCCAGCCGGGCAACGAGTACTTTGCCACCGACGAGGCCTACGAAAAGCGGCTGGAAGAGCTGGGCGGGGCCACGGGCATGAGCAACCTGGGCCAGCAGGCCGCCTTAGGCTTTGACAAGCTCAAGTACGAAGTGAAGCAGGACTTCCGGGAGTGGATGAAAAACACCCTGGAGCTCTTCCACATTGCCGCCCGTCTGCTCGTCAACGTGCTGGCCACCTTCCTGCTCATCGTGCTTTCGGTGCTGGGTCCGCTGACCTTCGGTATTGCCATTTTTCCCGGCTTCACCGACTCCATCGCCAAGTGGCTGGGACAGTTCGTCACCATCAGTCTGTGGGTGCCGGTGGCCAACATCTTCGGGGCCATCATGGGCCAGTTTCAGGTGATGATGCTGGAGGCCGACATCGGCCGCCTTAACACCGGCGCCGGCGTCGACTCCGCCGATTTCGGCTACCTGGTCTTTCTCTGCATTGCCATTGCCGGTTACCTGGTCATTCCCTTCATCACGGATATGATGCTGGCCGCTTCGGGCGTGAGCGGCGTGGCCCGCGCCATGCAGGGGGCGCTAGTGGGCACCGCCGCCACAGCAGGCGCCGCGGCCGGGGCGGCCACGCGCCTGGGCGCTGCCCCTGTGGCGGCGGCCGCCGCCACGGGGGCAGCCACTACCGACAACCGGTCTTGGGGCGAGCAGCTGGGCCACCGCGCCGGCACCGCCCTGCGGGAGCGAGTCTTCGGCCGCCGCTCCGCCTAAGCCCGGGCCCACTTATTCCTCACTAGCCCTCCCTAGCCATGTTCGCATCCCTGAAAACCATCGACTCCGCCTTTCAGCAGGTCAAAACGCTGGCCCTGCTCTTCATCGTGGCAGTGCTGGTGCTGGCCGGCGCCATTGCCTACTTCGCATTCCAGACCACCACGGCGGCCGCCAACCGCATCTACGTGCTGGAAGGCGGGCAGCTGCTCACGGCCGGCGCCCGGGATGCGCGGGCCAACCGGCCGGTGGAGGCCCGCGCCCACGTCACGCGCTTCCACGAGCTGTTTTTCACCCTGGACCCCGATCAGAAAGCCATCGACAGCAACGTGAACAAGGCGCTGTACCTGGCCGACAACTCCGCGAAGCGGCAGTACGAGAACTTCAAGGAGAAGGGCTTCTACAACGACCTGATTGCCGCCAACATCAGCCTGGAAATGAGCGTGGACAGCGTGGTGATAACCAACTCCCGTCCCCTGGTAGCGCGGTGCTACGGGCACCAGCGGGTAATTCGAGCCACTTCGGTGACCACCCGCAACTTCCTCTCGGAATGCTCCCTGCGCGACGTGACGCGCTCGGAGAACAACCCGCACGGCTTCCTGATGGAGAACTGGCGGGTCCTGCGCAACGAAGACCTCAGCACCCAGCCCCGCTAAGTCCCACCCGATGGAAACCAAACCGCACGACGCGCAATTTCTGCGCACCCGCAAGATGGCCACCTTCCTGCCGGTGGTGGGCGTCCCCTTCCTGGCCGTTATGTTCTACCTGGGCGGCGGCGGGCAGGGCGCGCCCGCCGAGGCCCAGAACGTACCGTCCGGCTTTAATACCACCCTGCCTACGGCCGAAAAAGGCTCCATCACCGCCAGCAAGCTCGAAGCCTACGCCAGCCCGGTGGACACCCTACGCAACCGGGGCCTGGTCGACGCCCGCCTCGATACGGCGGCCGGCTCGGGCCTGTCCTACTCCATCGGTGCCGACGGCAAGCCTGGGCCCAACGGGTCGGTGGACAAGTCCGTGGTGGAAGCCCAGCAGCAGCTCATTGCCGCCCAGCAGGCTCAGCTGAACGGTGGGACTGCGCCCGGTACTGCGGTAGCCCCGACGGCGGCGCCCGGCGCCCTCACGCCCCAGGAGCAGTTGGAGCTGATGCGCAGCCAGCACGAGCGGGAGCTGGCCGAGAAGGATGCTCAGCTGCAGATGGCCCAGCTGCTGGCGCAAAGCAACAGCGGTGGGGGAGGGGTATCCCGTCCGGCCGCGCCGGCGGTGGCCAAGACCAGGAAAAAAGCCCGCACCCGGGCTAACGTGGTCGATGAGGATGCCGTCGTTTCCCGGCTGGGCGGGGGCGGCACGGGCAGACGGCGCACGGCCTCGTTTACCGGTTTGGATGACGGCCATGCGGCTACCGAAGATGCCAACACTTTGCCGGCCGTCATTCACGAATCGCAGGAAGTCGTCAGCGGCTCGCTGGTGAAAATGCGTCTGACGGAATCGGCCGTGGTCAATGGCCGCACCCTACCGGCCAACACCTTCATCTACGGCAAGTGCAGCCTGGCCGGGGAACGGCTGAACATCAGCATCGAAACGCTGAAAACCGGCAATCGGGTCTTTCCGGTGGCCCTCGAAGTCTACGACGTGGACGGGCTGGAAGGCCTGCACATCCCGGGCGCCATTACCCGGGACGCGGCCAAGCAGGCCGGTGCCGACGGGCTGAACGCCGCCGATGCCATGACCATGAGCGCCGACCCCACCCTGGCCGCGGCCGGCGTCGCGGTTACCGCCGTCAAGGGCCTCGGTCAGAAGAAAATCCGCCTGGTCAAAGTGCGCCTGAAAGCCGGCTACCAGGTCATGTTGAAGATTGATAAATAAGCTACTATGAGAATCGCCCTTGCCCTCTGCACCCTGCCCTTCAGCCTGGCCGTCGCGCCCGCCCTCGCCCAATCCACGACGCTGGCCAGCACCCGGCCCGTAGCGCCGGCGGCGCCGGCGAAGCTAGCGACGTATCCGCTGTTTGTGTCGGAGCAAAAAACCACCCACCTGGTTTTCCCGTCCCCGGTCACCTATGTCGATTTGGGCAGCGCCGGGTTGATTGCGGCCAAGGCCACGGGCTCCGAGAACATCGTGCGGGTCAAGGCGGCCGGCAGCGGCTTCAGCGAAACCAACATGACCGTGCTCACGGCCAGCGGCAAGCTCTACTCCTTCGTGGTGGGCTACCAGCGCAACCCGCGCCAGCTGGGCCTGGACCTGGGCGCAGCCAGCGCGGGCCCCGCCCAGCTGCCCGTGCTCCCGCTCTACGTCTCAGACCAGAAAACCACGCACCTCGTGTTTCCCTACCCGGTCACCTACGTCGACCTGGGCAACTCCGGCATTCTGGCCGCCAAAGCCACGGGCGCCGACAACATCGTGCGCGTGAAGGCGGCCAGCAACCGCCTCACCGAAACCAACATGACCGTACTTACTTCCGGGGGCAAGCTGTATATGTTCGTCGTGAACTACCAGCACGACCCCAAGGTGTTGAGCCTGGACCTGAGCACGATGACCAGCTATACCGCCCGGGCCGGCAGTGGCAGCGAGGCCATTTTATCGAATACGCCCATTCCGCAGGGCAACCTGGATGCTTTTTCTAAGCAGGCGCTGGCGCGCGGCGGCGCGGCAGCCAGCGACACGAAAAACCAGCTCAGCGTGCGCGCCGGCCGCGTGGGCTACCAGCAGGAAACGTTGTTTTTCCCGCTGCACCTGCGCAACCGCTCCAACGTGACCTATGACGTGGATTTCATCAAGTTCTACATCCAGGACAAGAAGGTGGCCAAGCGCACGGCCGAGCAGGCCATTGAGCTCACGCCCACCTACGTCTACAACGGCAACCTGAAAAAGATTGAAGCCGCCGGTAAGCTGGAGCAGGTATTTGTGTTCAAGAAGTTCACGATTCCTGACCAGAAAAACCTGGTTGTCGAGGTGTATGAGAAGGGAGGCGGGCGCAACGTTAAGCTCAAGCTTTCCAACAGCGACCTGCTACGTGCCCGCGGCTTCCGGTAACCACAATTCACCTGTGCGCCTTGCTGATTAGCTGCCTTGCGTGCACCAAACCGGCATCATTTCGTTTACTGGGTAGAACAAGCAGGGCAAACGACCGGCTCGGCACTCACTCTCATCCCTACTGCTATGCGTATTCTGCTGCTTATCGCCTTGGTTATCTTTCTCTATTCATCCTGGGCCCCGGCCTGGGGAGCCCAGGTGGCCACTTGGGGCCTGCTACTCTATTTCGGCTACAAGTTCTTCCGCCTTTCCAGCTCCGTTATGCACCGGGCCTCCCGCAGCCCCCAGGACCGCTACGGCCCTCATAATCACTAGCAGCTTCACTTCCGGTGGTATTGCCTAATACACCCTTCTGTTGCCTTTCCAAGGCAGCGGAAGGGTGTTTGGCGTTTGGGCCTTCTGTGAAACACTAACCAATGCGTTACCGCCTGAGCCGCATTCTACCCGAAGCACAGAAAACACTTTGTAATGATTACTGGATAACCTGGGTGCTGCGCAACCTAGCCGACTCGGCGGTGGCCAGCACTAGCAGCAAGTCGTCATTTAGCTATCTATTTCCCAGAGCGCACCAGATTCTGCCCTTAGGCTGCCAATCAGTAGCCCTTGAGCCCATACTGAGCCCATTGCCATGACCTAGCTACCCGCTAAAAAGCGAGTATTCGCGCTCCACAGGCCCTTTCAGCCATTCCTACCCACGAATGGTGAGCCCTTTGTGAGCCCTTTCTCCAACCTATTTAAATTAGTAGTCTATCGTTTGTTGCTCACAGTCACGAGTAGCTAGCTGCGCGTGGGCAAGTCGCATACTGCTAAGACGACTTTTCCTACAGTACGCAAGGCCAGCTAGCTATTTCAGTTCCTGTTCCGTGCGCACGTAATAGGTGTTCTTTCCGCTGCCGCGGCGCTCAATTGCCCGTGCTTTTAACATTTGGGCCAAGTCCAAG encodes the following:
- a CDS encoding TraG family conjugative transposon ATPase; this encodes MSNKVLSSVSLESKQPIYKVEKDCLVSKNADVTVAFRLELPEIFTLSREDYAQLQAAFVKAVRLLPDHCVVHKQDWYVEDKYAPGFEAERTLLSAAYERHFNERPFLNHFCYLYITKTSSERPNWGSTSGLLARRHIVPKDMLDTKVLESFFDSVGQFVRTLEGVGPTNAPFIRSHRLTSDELAGTQEKAGLLEKYLSLDLSDQALQVDLDLTNGLKVGQEFCQMFSVANLDDLPTSVETDIRYEAYSTEYSDFPISFAAPLGLLLGNSHILNQYVFLDNTQKTVKTFEQKKDRLTSLSLYSRQNAINVEYYHAFLNELIAQKRRPVRVHCNVLTWGRSEEELTEVRKLVNAAFNQMNCKPRQNTVDIAALYWGGIPGNAGDFPAEETFYTFIEQAVCFWASETNYRSTGATKGIKLSDRLTGKPVLVDISDEPMKRQVIFNRNKFVLGPSGSGKSFFTNHMVRQYYEQGAHVLLVDTGNSYKGLCELVGGVYFTYEEDAPIAFNPFLISGKLDVEKKESIKTLLQALWKKDDETVSQSEYVSLSTAVSLYYVMLEANPAIQPSFNTFYEFVKGTYRKVLEEEKVREKDFDLDNFLYVLGPYYRGGEYDYLLNSDKELDLVQAPFIVFELDNIKDHPILFPVVTLIIMETFISKMRKLKGVRKMILIEEAWKALTTPGMAAYIKYLFKTVRKFFGEAIVVTQEIDDIIGNEIVKDAIINNSDCKILLDQRKFINRFEEIQALLSLTPKEKDLVLSINRDNQPARGRYTEVFISLGGVVSKVYAIEVSKEEYVTYTTEETEKVRLFEKLRQTGDMPTAIKLFAAELREG
- the traN gene encoding conjugative transposon protein TraN — protein: MRIALALCTLPFSLAVAPALAQSTTLASTRPVAPAAPAKLATYPLFVSEQKTTHLVFPSPVTYVDLGSAGLIAAKATGSENIVRVKAAGSGFSETNMTVLTASGKLYSFVVGYQRNPRQLGLDLGAASAGPAQLPVLPLYVSDQKTTHLVFPYPVTYVDLGNSGILAAKATGADNIVRVKAASNRLTETNMTVLTSGGKLYMFVVNYQHDPKVLSLDLSTMTSYTARAGSGSEAILSNTPIPQGNLDAFSKQALARGGAAASDTKNQLSVRAGRVGYQQETLFFPLHLRNRSNVTYDVDFIKFYIQDKKVAKRTAEQAIELTPTYVYNGNLKKIEAAGKLEQVFVFKKFTIPDQKNLVVEVYEKGGGRNVKLKLSNSDLLRARGFR
- a CDS encoding DUF4133 domain-containing protein, with amino-acid sequence MPVYDLNRGINKPVEFKGLVGSNIYFLVAGIGLVFALFVTCYLAGVPLVLTVLLTFLAGGGMWAGVFALNRRFGEHGLMKAAARRAAPRYITNRHSRLFQRLNQDPPGRA
- a CDS encoding DUF4134 domain-containing protein: MNQKRFSTSLAILALLLSSHLLYAQTGGGNGTAGIQDATTQVTSYFDPLTKLMYAIGAVLGLVGAIKVYSKWNSGDQDTQKTAVSWFGSMIFLVIVATVVRSFFL
- the traK gene encoding conjugative transposon protein TraK; its protein translation is MFASLKTIDSAFQQVKTLALLFIVAVLVLAGAIAYFAFQTTTAAANRIYVLEGGQLLTAGARDARANRPVEARAHVTRFHELFFTLDPDQKAIDSNVNKALYLADNSAKRQYENFKEKGFYNDLIAANISLEMSVDSVVITNSRPLVARCYGHQRVIRATSVTTRNFLSECSLRDVTRSENNPHGFLMENWRVLRNEDLSTQPR
- the traM gene encoding conjugative transposon protein TraM, which codes for METKPHDAQFLRTRKMATFLPVVGVPFLAVMFYLGGGGQGAPAEAQNVPSGFNTTLPTAEKGSITASKLEAYASPVDTLRNRGLVDARLDTAAGSGLSYSIGADGKPGPNGSVDKSVVEAQQQLIAAQQAQLNGGTAPGTAVAPTAAPGALTPQEQLELMRSQHERELAEKDAQLQMAQLLAQSNSGGGGVSRPAAPAVAKTRKKARTRANVVDEDAVVSRLGGGGTGRRRTASFTGLDDGHAATEDANTLPAVIHESQEVVSGSLVKMRLTESAVVNGRTLPANTFIYGKCSLAGERLNISIETLKTGNRVFPVALEVYDVDGLEGLHIPGAITRDAAKQAGADGLNAADAMTMSADPTLAAAGVAVTAVKGLGQKKIRLVKVRLKAGYQVMLKIDK